In Microbacterium sp. SLBN-146, one genomic interval encodes:
- a CDS encoding tryptophan-rich sensory protein, producing MQSTGKDLARQIVVISTAVFMLIASLVGSGVLGGTPVQELQDGALAADGSLLAPASPAFSIWSVIYVLLIGYAIWQALPGQRARERQRALGWWIALSMVFNGLWLVLAQFATLPLTVAGIVALLIVLCITFQRTVVYPAEGLFDSLLIDGSTGLHLGWVSLATVANTSAWLTAEGPSSWESFGTTAGVLVLIVVGLIGLALTWRSGWRIAPALALGWGLSWLAVGRLQLEPHDTAIGVTAAIVAVVIPLVAILGTVSSRLVGARNAGA from the coding sequence ATGCAGAGCACAGGCAAGGATCTCGCCCGTCAGATCGTGGTCATCTCGACGGCGGTGTTCATGCTGATCGCCTCACTCGTCGGCAGCGGCGTCCTCGGCGGGACGCCCGTCCAGGAGCTTCAGGACGGCGCACTCGCCGCGGACGGCTCGCTCCTCGCCCCCGCGAGCCCCGCCTTCTCGATCTGGAGCGTCATCTACGTCCTGCTCATCGGGTACGCGATCTGGCAGGCCCTCCCGGGTCAGCGGGCGCGCGAGCGCCAGCGGGCGCTCGGCTGGTGGATCGCGCTGTCGATGGTGTTCAACGGGCTATGGCTCGTGCTCGCCCAGTTCGCGACCCTCCCCCTGACGGTCGCCGGGATCGTTGCGCTCCTCATCGTGCTCTGCATCACCTTCCAGCGCACCGTCGTCTACCCGGCCGAGGGCCTCTTCGACTCGCTCCTCATCGACGGATCGACGGGCCTCCACCTCGGCTGGGTGTCGCTCGCGACGGTCGCGAACACGTCCGCGTGGCTCACCGCCGAGGGGCCGTCCTCGTGGGAGTCGTTCGGAACGACGGCCGGTGTCCTCGTGCTCATCGTCGTGGGTCTCATCGGTCTCGCCCTGACGTGGCGGAGCGGATGGCGGATCGCCCCCGCGCTCGCACTCGGGTGGGGTCTGTCGTGGCTGGCCGTCGGCCGCCTGCAGCTCGAGCCGCACGACACCGCGATCGGCGTGACGGCCGCAATCGTCGCCGTCGTCATCCCCTTGGTCGCGATCCTCGGAACCGTCTCCTCCCGCCTCGTCGGCGCGCGGAACGCCGGCGCCTGA
- a CDS encoding RNA polymerase sigma factor — MTHAGAESSASDAEPTRWERAGESFERWREGDSRAMDELVRLMTPVLWHVVRAYGLDSALAEDVVQTTWMTLVRTHASIHEPKAVSGWLTMCARREAWRVGKQHRRADATEVETLEPHLPVTESAEQTAARDDEARRLWDAVSHLDARCQRLLRVVAFEERPDYARIAQDLSMPIGSIGPTRQRCLGKLRTRIESDGWGGDRHGN; from the coding sequence ATGACGCACGCTGGGGCCGAGTCGTCCGCCTCCGACGCTGAGCCGACGCGGTGGGAACGCGCCGGCGAGTCCTTCGAGAGGTGGCGAGAGGGCGACAGTCGGGCCATGGACGAACTCGTCCGTCTCATGACGCCCGTCCTGTGGCACGTCGTGCGCGCGTACGGTCTCGACAGTGCCCTGGCGGAAGACGTCGTGCAGACGACGTGGATGACGCTCGTCCGCACGCACGCGTCGATCCACGAGCCGAAGGCGGTGTCGGGCTGGCTCACGATGTGCGCGCGACGCGAGGCCTGGCGCGTGGGCAAGCAGCACCGCCGCGCCGACGCGACCGAGGTCGAGACCCTCGAACCGCACCTGCCCGTGACGGAGTCCGCCGAGCAGACCGCCGCGCGAGACGACGAGGCCCGGCGCCTGTGGGATGCCGTCAGCCACCTGGACGCGCGATGCCAGCGCCTCCTGCGCGTCGTCGCGTTCGAAGAACGGCCCGACTACGCACGGATCGCACAAGACCTGTCGATGCCCATCGGATCGATCGGACCGACACGCCAGCGCTGTCTGGGAAAGCTTCGCACTCGCATCGAGAGCGACGGGTGGGGGGGAGACCGCCATGGAAACTGA
- a CDS encoding glutamate decarboxylase → MPEYHGLPPTFDRPGETALRRPDRFPDEGMLPSTAYQVVHDETMLDGNARLNLATFVTTWMDDHANRLYAEAYDKNMIDKDEYPSTAAIEERCWQMLADLWHAPSPADTIGTSTTGSSEACMLAGLALKRNWQHARRAAGASTEKPNLVMSAAVQVCWEKFCNYWDVEARMVPISDEHKVLDGHDLASYIDENTIGVVAIMGVTYTGMYEPVTEIAAALDEVQRTTGLDIPIHIDGASGGMIAPFLQPDLVWDFRLERVHSISTSGHKYGAVYPGVGWVVWREAKWLPEDLVFTVSYLGGEMPTFALNFSRAGAQIVLQYYLFLRLGFSGYVEMQKSSQDVALYLSAGIAKLDAFELWNDGSDIPVFAWRLRDGHTSNWTLYDLSDRLRMKGWLVPTYPMPDGMSDLTVQRIVVRNGLSMDLAAQLLADIEAETAYLDALPSAMPVMAPAPGFRH, encoded by the coding sequence ATGCCCGAGTATCACGGCCTGCCCCCGACATTCGACCGTCCCGGTGAGACAGCGCTCCGGCGTCCGGATCGCTTCCCCGACGAGGGCATGCTGCCGTCGACCGCTTATCAAGTGGTGCACGACGAGACGATGCTCGACGGCAACGCACGGCTCAACCTCGCGACGTTCGTGACGACCTGGATGGACGACCACGCGAACCGCCTCTACGCCGAGGCGTACGACAAGAACATGATCGACAAGGACGAGTACCCCAGCACGGCGGCGATCGAAGAGCGTTGCTGGCAGATGCTCGCCGACCTCTGGCACGCCCCGAGCCCCGCCGACACGATCGGCACGTCGACGACGGGGTCGAGTGAAGCGTGCATGCTCGCGGGCCTCGCGCTCAAGCGCAATTGGCAGCACGCGCGGCGCGCGGCGGGCGCCTCGACCGAGAAGCCCAACCTCGTCATGAGCGCCGCCGTCCAGGTGTGCTGGGAGAAGTTCTGCAACTACTGGGACGTCGAGGCGCGGATGGTACCCATCTCGGACGAGCACAAAGTGCTCGACGGACACGATCTCGCGTCGTACATCGACGAGAACACGATCGGCGTCGTCGCCATCATGGGCGTCACGTACACGGGCATGTACGAGCCGGTGACCGAGATCGCGGCAGCCCTCGACGAGGTGCAGCGCACGACGGGGCTCGACATCCCGATCCACATCGACGGGGCCTCGGGTGGGATGATCGCGCCGTTCCTCCAACCCGACCTCGTATGGGACTTCCGCCTCGAGCGGGTCCACTCGATCTCGACTTCGGGACACAAGTACGGCGCCGTCTACCCCGGCGTCGGGTGGGTCGTGTGGCGCGAAGCGAAGTGGCTCCCCGAGGATCTCGTCTTCACGGTGAGCTATCTCGGCGGCGAGATGCCGACGTTCGCGCTCAACTTCTCGCGCGCCGGCGCGCAGATCGTGCTGCAGTACTATCTGTTCCTGCGGCTCGGCTTCAGCGGCTACGTCGAGATGCAGAAGTCGTCGCAGGACGTCGCCCTCTACCTCTCGGCGGGAATCGCGAAGCTCGACGCGTTCGAACTGTGGAACGACGGAAGCGACATCCCCGTCTTCGCGTGGCGTCTGAGGGACGGGCACACGTCGAACTGGACGCTCTACGACCTGTCCGATCGGCTGCGCATGAAGGGCTGGCTCGTGCCCACCTATCCCATGCCCGACGGCATGTCCGACCTCACGGTGCAGCGGATCGTCGTGCGGAACGGCCTCAGCATGGACCTGGCCGCACAGCTTCTCGCCGACATCGAGGCTGAGACCGCGTACCTCGACGCCCTTCCCTCAGCCATGCCCGTCATGGCTCCCGCCCCCGGCTTCCGCCACTGA
- a CDS encoding lipase family protein — protein MRNGHRIVAGFFAAALAIIGGLVAVEGVRIAGDALERPGIDAFYEQPDGALDGAPGTIVKADQLLGAPLASRAWRIMYRTTDVHGEPVVSTGVLIVPLTPAPPGGRTVLSWAHPTTGAARQCAPSYGFDPFVGIEGLRSLLDRGYAVVATDYVGMGTEGPDSYLVGVTGGNAVLDAVRAAQAIPQSQASDRVVLWGHSQGGAAVLFAAQQATEYAPELQIEAVAAAAPAANLVDLMQAHLDDISGVTIGSYAFTAFAEVYDEPIADILTPEALEVVPKMNDICLLANIGELHAMGDALVGDFTVADPTTTEPWKSLLEQNSAGATAFDAPLFIAQGLDDELVVPADSKAFAEHEASLGMWVTYHEISFATHGTVAYLALPGLLQWLDRVGAR, from the coding sequence GTGAGGAACGGCCACCGGATCGTCGCCGGGTTCTTTGCCGCAGCGCTCGCCATCATCGGCGGACTCGTCGCGGTCGAGGGTGTGCGGATCGCAGGGGACGCGCTCGAGCGCCCCGGCATCGACGCCTTCTACGAGCAGCCCGACGGTGCTCTCGACGGTGCCCCGGGAACGATCGTGAAGGCCGACCAGCTGCTCGGTGCGCCGCTCGCCTCGCGGGCGTGGCGCATCATGTACCGCACGACCGACGTCCACGGCGAGCCGGTGGTCTCGACGGGCGTGCTCATCGTGCCGCTGACGCCCGCGCCGCCGGGTGGCCGCACGGTCCTGTCGTGGGCGCACCCGACGACTGGTGCCGCGCGACAGTGCGCCCCGTCGTACGGGTTCGACCCGTTCGTCGGCATCGAAGGCCTCCGGTCACTTCTCGACCGCGGGTACGCCGTCGTGGCGACCGACTATGTCGGGATGGGCACGGAAGGCCCGGACTCCTACCTGGTCGGGGTCACGGGCGGCAACGCCGTGCTCGATGCCGTCCGTGCGGCGCAGGCGATCCCGCAGAGTCAGGCGAGCGACCGCGTCGTGCTGTGGGGGCACTCGCAGGGCGGGGCCGCCGTCCTGTTCGCGGCGCAGCAGGCGACCGAGTACGCGCCGGAACTTCAGATCGAAGCCGTCGCTGCGGCGGCGCCCGCGGCCAATCTCGTCGACCTCATGCAGGCGCACCTCGACGACATCTCCGGCGTCACGATCGGCTCGTACGCGTTCACGGCTTTCGCAGAGGTCTACGACGAACCGATCGCCGACATCCTCACTCCCGAGGCGCTCGAGGTGGTCCCGAAGATGAACGACATCTGCCTCCTCGCGAACATCGGCGAGCTCCACGCGATGGGCGACGCGCTCGTCGGGGACTTCACCGTCGCCGACCCCACGACGACCGAACCGTGGAAGTCGCTCCTCGAGCAGAACTCCGCGGGCGCGACGGCGTTCGACGCGCCGCTCTTCATCGCGCAGGGACTCGACGACGAACTCGTCGTGCCCGCCGACTCGAAGGCGTTCGCCGAGCACGAGGCATCCCTCGGCATGTGGGTGACGTACCACGAGATCTCGTTCGCCACCCATGGCACGGTGGCCTACCTCGCACTTCCCGGCCTCTTGCAGTGGCTCGACCGCGTGGGGGCGCGCTGA
- a CDS encoding glutaminase: protein MSAVDLFQAARERLAEVAREGLGELVQPRRLLGIPRAPRIVPRGSAWHVGVLLVGEEDVFAVGDILRAHAEVRRGFTAESQRQRAALAAAAFRGGFDEGATVHIGWQRLDPTAVDGGAASGPLALVGGVPSVRWSASGGFAPLAGYLEERISLVRTPPPGA, encoded by the coding sequence GTGAGCGCGGTCGACCTCTTCCAGGCGGCCCGTGAGCGGCTGGCGGAAGTTGCACGCGAGGGGCTCGGCGAGCTCGTTCAGCCGCGGCGTCTCCTCGGCATCCCTCGGGCTCCGCGGATCGTCCCGCGCGGTTCGGCCTGGCACGTCGGCGTGCTGCTCGTGGGTGAGGAGGACGTCTTCGCGGTCGGCGACATCCTGCGCGCCCACGCCGAGGTGCGCCGCGGCTTCACCGCGGAGTCGCAGCGGCAGCGTGCCGCGCTCGCCGCCGCTGCGTTCCGGGGTGGGTTCGACGAAGGCGCGACGGTGCACATCGGCTGGCAGCGGCTCGATCCCACCGCCGTCGACGGGGGAGCGGCATCCGGCCCTCTCGCCCTCGTCGGCGGGGTGCCGAGCGTGCGCTGGAGTGCGTCCGGTGGCTTCGCTCCGCTCGCCGGGTACCTCGAGGAGAGGATCTCCCTCGTGCGCACTCCGCCCCCAGGCGCGTGA
- the xylB gene encoding xylulokinase, translating into MTLVMGVDSSTQSCKVVITDATTGAVVREGRAVHPAGTSVDPEAWWIALREAISAAGGLDDVAAWAIGGQQHGMVALDADGRVIRDALLWNDTRSAGAANDLIAEFGADELARRTGLVPVASFTITKLRWLRDNEPDNAARVAAVALPHDWLTWRLRGFGPDNPVLDELVTDRSDASGTGYWDPATGGYDRALLEAALGHDAVLPRVLDADGFVTDAAGRRVGGGAGDNAGAALGLGARAGDVVVSIGTSGTVFAVSDERTIDPSGTVAGFADCTGRFLPLVATLNAARVLDAIARLLGVDHGELSRLALAAEPGAGGLTLVPYFEGERTPNLPDATASLTGMTLASTTRENLARAAVEGMLSGLGAGLEALRALGVPLERALLIGGGAQSEAVRRIAPLVLGLPVELPQPGEYVALGAARQAAAVLAV; encoded by the coding sequence ATGACGCTCGTCATGGGAGTCGACTCGTCGACGCAGTCGTGCAAGGTCGTGATCACGGATGCCACGACAGGCGCCGTCGTCCGCGAAGGGCGCGCCGTCCACCCCGCCGGCACGTCGGTCGACCCCGAGGCGTGGTGGATCGCGCTGCGTGAGGCGATCTCCGCGGCCGGAGGACTCGACGACGTCGCCGCCTGGGCGATCGGCGGTCAGCAGCACGGGATGGTCGCCCTCGACGCCGACGGCCGCGTCATCCGCGACGCGCTGCTGTGGAACGACACCCGCTCGGCAGGGGCGGCGAACGACCTCATCGCCGAGTTCGGCGCCGACGAGCTCGCCCGGCGGACGGGGCTCGTGCCCGTGGCATCCTTCACGATCACGAAACTCCGCTGGCTGCGCGACAACGAACCCGACAACGCCGCCCGCGTCGCCGCGGTCGCCCTGCCGCACGACTGGCTCACGTGGCGGCTCCGCGGCTTCGGCCCCGACAACCCCGTGCTCGACGAGCTCGTCACCGACCGCTCCGACGCATCGGGGACGGGCTACTGGGACCCGGCGACGGGAGGCTACGACCGCGCACTGCTCGAGGCCGCTCTCGGACACGATGCCGTCCTGCCGCGAGTGCTCGACGCCGACGGATTCGTGACGGATGCCGCGGGCCGCCGTGTCGGCGGAGGGGCGGGCGACAACGCGGGTGCTGCCCTCGGGCTCGGTGCTCGCGCGGGCGACGTCGTCGTCTCGATCGGCACGAGCGGAACCGTCTTCGCCGTGAGCGACGAGCGCACGATCGACCCGTCGGGGACGGTCGCGGGCTTCGCCGACTGCACGGGACGCTTCCTGCCGCTCGTCGCGACGCTCAACGCCGCGCGCGTCCTCGACGCGATCGCGCGGCTACTCGGGGTCGACCACGGCGAGCTTTCGCGGCTCGCGCTCGCGGCCGAGCCCGGCGCCGGCGGGCTGACGCTCGTCCCGTACTTCGAGGGCGAGCGGACCCCGAATCTTCCTGACGCGACGGCCTCCCTCACGGGCATGACCCTCGCCTCGACGACCCGCGAGAACCTCGCGCGCGCAGCCGTCGAAGGCATGCTGTCGGGCCTCGGAGCGGGACTCGAAGCTTTGCGGGCGCTCGGCGTTCCGCTCGAACGGGCCCTTCTCATCGGCGGAGGCGCGCAGTCCGAAGCCGTGCGCCGCATCGCGCCGCTCGTCCTGGGGCTTCCCGTGGAGCTGCCGCAGCCGGGCGAGTACGTCGCGCTGGGTGCCGCGCGGCAGGCGGCCGCCGTCCTCGCGGTCTGA
- a CDS encoding S8 family serine peptidase yields MAAVEPTGSWRAREVASAPKGVVLDPQRDSVPGITSFPTLYARGHLLISGATDAARVSLQEAAEELGWDVELEQVRDGETPLTRARIVESPKPRRDDEPVAQVDAWRLLQQARRRVLERALLKRRSRGRDADGEDAVARVKRAVALAASRSLDPDVDPRDFAEERRAIIADETLRRVGLDHVLVVDPIGVNPHGRTNPHGRTNPHGRTNPHGRTNPAGTEGCAYAGTGGLEIVDFVGAAPVRRGVAKGGRRPVVAYFDTGCGDHSWFVDDIGSDPIIVRNLPSPTRPGTVIGVEDPATDPEVHGDQAGPRDGFLDDAAGHGTFVAGIIRQAAPDARIVAIRIADSNGTVLESELIDAVEELAAWAEKGNPVDVVNFSLGYYHETPEDGLFSERLYDALRRLRAGGTIIVCSAGNDATDRPSFPAALYEWGDPDLSFEEAGVAGRHLAIGALNPQRTSVALYSNIGKWVTAYAPGTSVLSAFPSLTGGVQAGSRADLYDRRRQSLDPDDHSGGFAIWSGTSFASPYVAGRIAASLADGLLSGSISAPTSDALEGTLAALDEEDHSRV; encoded by the coding sequence ATGGCCGCAGTCGAACCCACCGGATCGTGGCGCGCACGCGAGGTCGCGAGCGCTCCGAAAGGGGTCGTGCTCGATCCGCAGCGCGACTCCGTTCCCGGGATCACCTCGTTCCCCACCCTGTACGCGCGGGGACACTTGCTCATCTCGGGTGCGACGGACGCCGCTCGGGTGTCTCTGCAGGAGGCTGCGGAAGAACTCGGGTGGGACGTCGAGCTCGAGCAGGTCCGCGACGGTGAGACGCCGCTCACGCGGGCGCGCATCGTCGAGTCGCCGAAGCCACGTCGCGACGACGAGCCCGTCGCGCAGGTCGATGCGTGGCGTCTCCTGCAGCAAGCGCGCCGCCGGGTGCTCGAGCGGGCGCTGCTGAAGCGGCGATCCAGGGGCCGCGATGCCGACGGAGAGGATGCCGTCGCCCGGGTCAAGCGCGCGGTCGCGCTCGCGGCATCCCGCTCCCTCGATCCCGACGTCGATCCCCGCGATTTCGCCGAGGAACGCCGGGCCATCATCGCCGATGAGACGCTCCGGCGCGTCGGCCTCGATCACGTCCTCGTGGTCGATCCGATCGGGGTGAATCCGCACGGTCGGACGAATCCGCATGGGCGGACGAACCCGCACGGGAGGACGAACCCGCACGGGAGGACGAATCCCGCGGGCACCGAGGGCTGTGCCTACGCCGGCACGGGTGGCTTGGAGATCGTGGACTTCGTCGGTGCCGCGCCGGTGCGACGAGGGGTCGCGAAAGGCGGTCGACGGCCGGTGGTCGCCTACTTCGACACGGGCTGCGGAGACCACTCGTGGTTCGTCGACGACATCGGGTCCGACCCGATCATCGTCAGGAACCTGCCGTCTCCCACGCGTCCGGGCACGGTCATCGGCGTCGAGGATCCGGCAACGGACCCCGAGGTGCACGGCGACCAGGCGGGTCCGCGCGATGGCTTCCTCGATGATGCCGCCGGACACGGGACCTTCGTCGCCGGGATCATCCGGCAGGCGGCTCCCGACGCACGCATCGTCGCGATCCGGATCGCGGACAGCAACGGAACCGTGCTCGAGAGCGAGCTCATCGACGCCGTCGAAGAGCTCGCCGCGTGGGCCGAGAAGGGGAATCCCGTTGATGTCGTGAACTTCTCGCTCGGCTACTACCACGAGACCCCCGAGGACGGACTCTTCAGCGAGCGGCTCTACGACGCGCTTCGCCGGCTCCGTGCGGGTGGCACGATCATCGTCTGCTCCGCGGGCAACGACGCGACCGACCGTCCGTCATTCCCCGCGGCGCTGTACGAGTGGGGCGATCCGGACCTCAGCTTCGAGGAGGCCGGTGTTGCTGGGAGGCACCTCGCGATCGGAGCTCTGAACCCGCAGCGCACATCCGTCGCGCTGTACAGCAACATCGGGAAGTGGGTCACGGCGTACGCGCCCGGTACGTCGGTTCTCAGCGCGTTCCCCTCGTTGACGGGAGGCGTCCAGGCAGGCTCCCGCGCCGATCTGTACGACCGCCGCAGACAGAGCCTGGATCCCGACGATCACTCGGGCGGGTTCGCGATCTGGAGCGGCACGTCGTTCGCGTCACCGTACGTCGCGGGCAGGATCGCGGCATCCCTCGCCGACGGGCTGCTGTCGGGCTCGATCAGCGCGCCGACATCGGACGCCCTCGAGGGCACTCTCGCCGCGCTCGACGAGGAGGATCACTCCCGGGTCTGA
- a CDS encoding glutamine amidotransferase-related protein — MTSAPLLYVCVRPQQGAAAAEYESFRAATRFEPGMIAQHDLVREPLPHDVFDRFSGILVGGSPFNVADPESTKTDAQRRLEADLARIAEAALERRTAALFTCYGIGVVTRVLGGTVSRAYPEDTGPVTIELTPDAATDPVFGGLARRFAALTAHKEGSESLPPGATLLATNEGCPVQAYRAGDRLYATQFHPEPTAKAFTERMAVYRDDGYFAASDFDTIAARVHAASLTEPVRLLRAFAKTFAPV; from the coding sequence ATGACGTCGGCGCCGCTTCTCTATGTCTGCGTCCGGCCTCAGCAGGGCGCAGCTGCTGCGGAGTACGAGTCGTTTCGCGCCGCCACGCGGTTCGAGCCGGGCATGATCGCGCAGCACGACCTCGTGCGCGAGCCGCTCCCCCACGATGTCTTCGACCGGTTCAGCGGCATCCTCGTCGGCGGGAGTCCCTTCAACGTCGCCGATCCGGAGTCGACCAAGACCGACGCGCAGCGGCGCCTCGAAGCGGATCTCGCGCGAATCGCGGAAGCCGCACTCGAACGCCGCACGGCGGCGCTCTTCACGTGCTACGGCATCGGCGTCGTGACGCGGGTGCTGGGCGGCACCGTGAGCCGCGCGTATCCCGAAGACACGGGTCCCGTCACGATCGAGCTCACTCCGGATGCCGCGACCGACCCGGTCTTCGGCGGGCTCGCGCGCCGCTTCGCGGCACTCACGGCGCACAAAGAAGGCTCCGAGAGCCTCCCTCCCGGCGCGACGCTGCTCGCGACGAACGAGGGATGCCCCGTGCAGGCCTACCGCGCGGGCGACCGGCTCTATGCGACGCAGTTCCACCCCGAACCGACCGCGAAGGCGTTCACGGAGCGGATGGCGGTCTACCGCGACGACGGCTACTTCGCCGCGAGCGACTTCGACACGATCGCCGCGCGCGTGCATGCGGCATCCCTCACGGAACCCGTCCGACTGCTCCGGGCCTTCGCGAAGACCTTCGCGCCCGTCTGA
- a CDS encoding transposase — protein sequence MDAVEVDAIAAELYALPPAEFTAARNARASGPEARAVKALRKPTAAAWAVNLLVRDGQLADAVELSAALREAQDDLDAAELARLGRQRRALVSALAVRAATLAEDAGVTLSAAAREDVEKTINAAVVDAVAAAAVLTGRLVKPLEAGSLDDLSDTVGGSLPGVAAPPPRDDLSERRARKAAEKAAREAERIANEAERERVRAAAQRDKARERLDHLRERVDELRRDLERVEAEATEAEERLATREKELADAAAAVRTAESAARAAHPRPSE from the coding sequence ATGGATGCCGTTGAGGTCGATGCCATCGCGGCGGAGCTCTACGCGCTGCCGCCGGCGGAGTTCACCGCGGCCCGCAACGCCCGCGCGAGCGGGCCCGAAGCCCGTGCCGTCAAAGCCCTCCGCAAGCCGACCGCTGCGGCGTGGGCCGTCAATCTCCTCGTCCGCGACGGGCAGCTGGCCGACGCCGTCGAGCTGTCGGCGGCGCTCCGGGAGGCCCAGGACGACCTCGACGCGGCGGAGCTCGCGCGGCTCGGACGTCAGCGGCGCGCGCTCGTCTCGGCTCTCGCCGTCCGCGCGGCGACACTCGCCGAGGACGCCGGAGTCACGCTCAGCGCCGCGGCACGTGAGGATGTCGAGAAGACGATCAATGCGGCGGTGGTGGATGCCGTGGCGGCCGCCGCCGTGCTGACGGGGCGGCTCGTCAAGCCGCTCGAGGCGGGCTCGCTAGACGACCTCTCCGACACCGTCGGCGGGTCGCTCCCGGGGGTTGCAGCGCCCCCGCCGCGCGACGACCTGTCGGAGCGTCGGGCTCGCAAGGCCGCCGAGAAGGCCGCCCGCGAGGCCGAACGGATTGCGAACGAAGCCGAGCGCGAGAGGGTCCGTGCCGCAGCGCAGCGTGACAAGGCCCGCGAGCGCCTCGATCACCTGCGGGAGCGCGTCGACGAACTGCGCCGCGACCTCGAGCGCGTCGAAGCGGAGGCGACCGAAGCCGAGGAGCGGCTCGCGACCCGCGAGAAGGAGCTTGCGGATGCCGCGGCGGCAGTGCGCACCGCGGAGTCCGCCGCGCGCGCCGCTCACCCTCGGCCGTCCGAGTAG
- a CDS encoding cation:proton antiporter yields the protein MDDLEPTLLLIPLLAVLAPLLARGLGRWVRVPIVVFELLLGIAIGPSLLGWAEPSAFVDTLAEFGVAMLFFVAGTEIEFSAFRGRTGRNAGFGWLISLAAGVGLGWVLAPGEAAIIIGIALSSTALGTILPILRDSGDLKTPFGRSVGAIGAVGEFGPLIAISVFLGGRDPGISTVILAIFAFVAGLAILLAFRVPAGAMHRFVNSTLHTSGQFAVRLVFLVLSVLVALSMVLDLDILLGAFTAGIVWRLMMRDAAESDREAVESKIEAVAFGFLVPVFFIYTGVTFDLAALLAEPLLLVAVPLTVVALIVVRGIPSMLVAPPGSSRSDRVAVGLLGATGLPIIVAVTAIGVEEQVITSATASVLVGAGMLSVLLLPLIATTLRRRSTGSAEPVREPAQEDDLA from the coding sequence GTGGACGACCTCGAGCCGACGCTGCTGCTCATCCCGCTCCTGGCGGTGCTGGCGCCGCTGCTCGCGCGCGGTCTCGGCCGGTGGGTGCGGGTCCCGATCGTCGTGTTCGAGCTCCTCCTGGGCATCGCGATCGGTCCGAGCCTGCTCGGATGGGCCGAGCCGTCGGCCTTCGTCGACACCCTGGCCGAGTTCGGCGTCGCGATGCTGTTCTTCGTCGCGGGCACCGAGATCGAGTTCTCGGCCTTCCGCGGACGCACGGGACGCAACGCCGGGTTCGGCTGGCTCATCAGCCTCGCGGCGGGGGTCGGGCTCGGATGGGTGCTCGCTCCGGGTGAGGCGGCGATCATCATCGGCATCGCGCTGAGTTCGACGGCCCTCGGCACGATCCTCCCGATCCTCCGCGACAGCGGCGACCTGAAGACGCCGTTCGGCCGCTCCGTCGGCGCGATCGGCGCCGTCGGCGAGTTCGGTCCGCTGATCGCGATCTCGGTGTTCCTCGGTGGTCGGGATCCCGGGATCTCGACGGTGATCCTCGCCATCTTCGCGTTCGTCGCGGGCCTCGCGATCCTCCTCGCCTTCCGCGTCCCGGCCGGCGCGATGCACCGGTTCGTGAACTCGACGCTGCACACATCGGGACAGTTCGCCGTGCGCCTCGTCTTCCTCGTCCTGTCCGTGCTCGTCGCGCTCAGCATGGTGCTCGACCTCGACATCCTCCTCGGAGCGTTCACCGCCGGGATCGTGTGGCGCCTCATGATGAGGGATGCCGCGGAGTCCGACCGCGAGGCGGTCGAGAGCAAGATCGAGGCCGTCGCGTTCGGCTTCCTCGTCCCGGTGTTCTTCATCTACACGGGCGTGACGTTCGACCTCGCGGCGCTTCTCGCGGAGCCCCTCCTGCTCGTGGCTGTACCGCTCACGGTCGTCGCACTGATCGTCGTGCGCGGCATCCCGTCGATGCTCGTCGCACCCCCGGGATCATCGCGCTCGGACCGGGTCGCCGTCGGGCTTCTCGGCGCGACGGGGCTTCCGATCATCGTCGCCGTCACGGCGATCGGCGTCGAAGAACAGGTCATCACGTCGGCGACGGCGTCGGTCCTGGTTGGGGCGGGGATGCTCTCGGTGCTGCTTCTTCCTCTCATCGCGACGACGCTGCGGCGGCGTTCGACGGGATCCGCGGAGCCCGTCCGCGAACCGGCCCAGGAGGACGACCTCGCGTGA